A stretch of the Acidobacteriota bacterium genome encodes the following:
- a CDS encoding AsmA family protein, which yields MTNQEQIERSGSPELATPGPHRRFFKRRVVGLVVGLLLAGWLLPILVRLNYLQDEIAAALSISLGRPVRVGDVHPHLVGGLDSGVSLGLGFEVENVEIADDPRFGIEPVARIEVVEARLAVRSIWRRRFEFSRITLVRPSINLVRAATENGGIWNFSTLAGAHATASGVGEGNAADPGIPDYSSNYPDIRIVDGRWNIKLDNRKKTLYLGALDLDLRAPRKPNEPWVVEFSATPSRSTFAQMPAFLVRGEGQIGPFAGAGLTAAGVPMKLSWRVEDALLGEVAGVLAGSEQGVHGSLNVSGEVAGTTSLLRVMGRAVMSDLHSWDKIPRHTPTEIPAEFSGILDLQQDAFQVVNLSFPISGPISGGPLKGGARKAGRIRVEGRIEQLSTIPLLRLDAQLNDLSLTALSALAEQFSLGLDPSLQIKGMLGGSIEMHGLPETWSGELLIEHAEFQRLIADSVAMPSAPGTEKDAASPVARVRMGSVPIRFGKGKFEAGPATADFGAGGPLRIVARGNLFDPVRSIALRGNQIALTELLHWAPLFRSELRGEPSAAWLSMTAGSAALNLEINYAADSSVKLTGRADIDGAQMRVSRLEVPLELTSARVQFRNRTMQMRSLAGKIGDTALRGVATLSLPAPVSLSEPVPLPPIAITFNLETDELHLDSAAKPLPASERSWLSALFNRNKPVSHRAFPPLAAVGKLKAARILYAGLEFTNATGSAKWDGGALTLSQVRAGLADGEVQGEGVFRLSDAPFAIDLSTKFQRVNAEALADRFPEWRGQFAGHLNGELLLKGSGDNWEQVQRELQGAGELSGKEITVRRWPLQRGPSAVSPSAVSVVATAPAPVPDAKALPAAAEFAEFKASFQIAKQSVQINEFAATAASRDAVRRVADVYRATGTIGFDHAVNLTVESLSEGRKEGLAQQWVGALSDLRLVEAIPVNRNASLQTR from the coding sequence GTGACAAATCAGGAACAAATCGAGCGGTCGGGCTCCCCGGAGTTAGCTACTCCGGGGCCGCATCGGCGTTTCTTCAAGCGTCGCGTCGTGGGCCTTGTGGTGGGGCTATTGCTGGCCGGATGGCTGCTTCCCATTCTGGTGCGCCTGAATTATTTGCAGGACGAAATTGCCGCCGCGCTCTCAATCAGTCTGGGTCGCCCGGTGCGCGTCGGCGACGTGCATCCGCATTTGGTTGGTGGATTGGATTCCGGTGTGAGCCTGGGACTGGGCTTTGAAGTCGAGAATGTGGAGATTGCAGACGATCCGCGCTTCGGGATCGAGCCGGTGGCCCGCATCGAAGTGGTGGAGGCGCGGCTGGCCGTTCGCTCCATCTGGCGTCGTCGCTTCGAGTTTTCCCGCATCACGCTGGTCCGGCCCAGCATCAATCTGGTTCGTGCCGCCACAGAGAATGGAGGGATATGGAATTTCTCCACACTGGCGGGTGCGCACGCGACGGCCTCCGGTGTTGGCGAAGGGAACGCCGCGGATCCCGGCATTCCTGATTACTCCTCCAATTATCCTGATATCCGAATTGTAGATGGCCGCTGGAACATCAAGTTGGACAATCGCAAGAAGACGCTGTACCTGGGCGCTCTGGATCTTGATTTGCGAGCCCCGCGTAAACCGAATGAGCCTTGGGTGGTTGAATTCTCGGCAACTCCCAGCCGCTCCACCTTCGCTCAAATGCCCGCGTTTCTTGTTCGCGGTGAAGGGCAAATTGGTCCATTCGCGGGCGCTGGATTGACGGCTGCGGGCGTGCCCATGAAGCTGAGTTGGCGCGTCGAAGATGCGTTGCTCGGCGAAGTCGCCGGCGTCCTGGCGGGATCGGAGCAGGGCGTACACGGATCGCTCAACGTATCCGGCGAAGTCGCAGGAACTACTTCGCTGCTGCGCGTGATGGGCCGTGCCGTTATGAGTGATCTGCATAGCTGGGACAAGATACCTCGTCATACGCCCACAGAGATTCCCGCTGAATTTTCCGGCATCCTCGATCTCCAGCAGGACGCATTCCAGGTTGTGAACCTTTCGTTCCCCATTTCCGGCCCCATTTCCGGCGGGCCGCTAAAGGGCGGTGCGCGGAAGGCGGGACGGATTCGCGTGGAAGGACGGATCGAGCAGCTTTCCACCATTCCACTGTTGCGGCTGGACGCCCAGCTCAACGACCTCTCCCTGACCGCGCTGAGCGCCCTCGCCGAACAGTTCTCCCTGGGGCTGGACCCGAGTTTACAGATCAAGGGAATGCTTGGCGGCAGTATCGAGATGCATGGGCTGCCCGAAACGTGGAGCGGGGAACTGCTGATCGAGCACGCGGAATTTCAGCGGCTCATCGCCGATAGTGTGGCGATGCCGTCTGCGCCAGGAACGGAGAAAGACGCTGCTTCTCCCGTCGCCCGTGTGCGCATGGGATCCGTGCCTATACGATTTGGGAAGGGAAAGTTCGAGGCTGGCCCCGCGACGGCGGATTTCGGCGCCGGAGGGCCGCTGCGGATCGTCGCGCGCGGCAACCTGTTCGATCCGGTTCGCAGCATTGCGCTGCGAGGCAATCAGATTGCCCTAACCGAACTGCTGCACTGGGCTCCCCTGTTTAGAAGTGAGTTGCGTGGCGAGCCGAGCGCCGCATGGTTGTCGATGACGGCTGGTTCCGCCGCGCTGAATCTGGAGATCAACTATGCCGCCGATTCATCCGTGAAGTTAACTGGACGCGCTGATATAGACGGCGCGCAGATGCGCGTATCCCGGCTGGAAGTTCCGCTGGAGTTGACCTCGGCGCGAGTGCAGTTCCGTAACCGGACCATGCAGATGCGTTCACTTGCTGGAAAAATCGGGGATACTGCTTTACGCGGCGTCGCAACCCTTTCATTGCCCGCTCCAGTCTCGCTCTCCGAACCCGTCCCACTTCCGCCCATTGCGATCACCTTCAATCTGGAGACGGATGAGTTGCATCTTGATTCAGCCGCGAAGCCGTTGCCAGCCAGTGAGCGTTCATGGCTCTCCGCATTATTCAACAGGAATAAACCGGTGAGTCATCGCGCATTCCCGCCGCTGGCGGCCGTAGGAAAACTCAAAGCGGCACGGATACTCTATGCCGGCCTGGAATTCACGAACGCAACGGGAAGCGCGAAGTGGGATGGTGGCGCGCTAACGCTGAGCCAGGTTCGCGCAGGCCTTGCCGACGGCGAAGTGCAGGGCGAAGGGGTGTTTCGCCTGTCCGATGCGCCCTTCGCAATTGATTTGTCGACGAAGTTTCAGCGAGTGAATGCCGAGGCGTTAGCGGATCGTTTTCCGGAATGGCGCGGACAGTTCGCCGGTCATCTCAATGGAGAGCTGTTGTTGAAGGGTTCAGGTGACAACTGGGAGCAGGTACAGCGGGAGTTGCAGGGGGCCGGTGAGTTGAGTGGAAAGGAAATCACGGTGCGCCGTTGGCCGTTGCAACGCGGCCCATCCGCGGTTTCCCCATCCGCGGTTTCCGTTGTCGCCACTGCTCCCGCTCCTGTTCCCGATGCCAAAGCATTGCCTGCGGCCGCTGAATTCGCGGAGTTCAAAGCGAGTTTCCAGATTGCCAAACAGTCAGTTCAGATCAATGAATTTGCGGCCACAGCGGCGTCCCGAGACGCTGTTCGGCGCGTCGCCGATGTGTACCGAGCCACGGGCACGATCGGTTTTGACCATGC
- the lepB gene encoding signal peptidase I, which produces MANDQEHENEIANTEPQQDAVQAEPASSHGPDGEGKSTAREYLESLVVTVILALFGTTFLIQAFKIPSSSMENSLLIGDHLMVDKVGYGPGGMWSWLLPYVDVERDQIIVFRYPLDPTTYFVKRVIGIPGDRIRLENKEVYRNGERLMQDFAVHKSDDYNNFRDSFPDFISGAGFPDWMNEYRNYVKDREIVVPEGKYFAMGDNRDMSSDSRYWGFVPRENIVGKPLILYWSFESTSEEYRESGAGNYLTRVVHVLLNFPQKTRWARMFHIIR; this is translated from the coding sequence GTGGCGAACGATCAGGAACATGAGAACGAAATAGCGAACACGGAGCCGCAGCAGGATGCTGTTCAGGCGGAACCAGCTTCATCCCATGGTCCCGATGGCGAAGGAAAGTCCACGGCGCGCGAGTACCTGGAATCGCTGGTGGTAACGGTGATCCTGGCGCTGTTCGGGACGACGTTTCTGATTCAAGCGTTCAAGATTCCATCGTCCTCGATGGAGAATTCGCTCTTAATCGGCGACCACCTGATGGTGGACAAGGTAGGCTACGGTCCCGGCGGGATGTGGAGTTGGCTGCTGCCCTACGTGGACGTGGAGCGCGATCAGATCATCGTGTTCCGCTATCCGCTGGACCCCACTACCTATTTCGTCAAGCGAGTCATTGGTATTCCGGGCGACCGCATTCGGCTGGAGAACAAAGAGGTCTACCGCAATGGCGAGAGGTTGATGCAGGATTTCGCTGTGCACAAGAGCGACGACTACAACAATTTCCGCGACAGCTTCCCCGACTTCATCTCCGGCGCCGGATTTCCCGATTGGATGAACGAGTATCGCAACTACGTTAAGGACAGAGAGATCGTGGTGCCCGAAGGCAAGTACTTCGCCATGGGCGACAATCGCGACATGAGTTCGGATAGCCGCTACTGGGGGTTTGTGCCGCGCGAGAATATAGTTGGCAAACCACTGATCCTTTATTGGTCGTTTGAGTCCACCAGCGAGGAGTATCGCGAGTCGGGAGCGGGGAATTATCTGACGCGCGTGGTCCATGTGCTATTGAACTTCCCGCAAAAGACGCGCTGGGCCCGCATGTTCCATATCATTCGTTAG
- the rnc gene encoding ribonuclease III, which produces MGHHHQSAPGDISELEARLGYCFAQRGLIEKALTHRSHLTGQTGGPRHASNELLEYLGDSVLALLVSETLIQRHPLEGEGDLSKRRSRLVSEAHLYQAAERLGLGAYLRLGRGEERAGGRGKKALLADAMEALLAAVYLDGGLEPAREFVKRLVLEPVDGEALPATDYKTELQEALQERKLTAPRYVVVKESGPEHRKIFTVQVLIQGEAAAVAEGETKKAAQQAAARIALGKVRQSEKSCAEAE; this is translated from the coding sequence ATGGGACATCATCATCAGTCCGCTCCGGGCGACATCTCGGAGTTGGAAGCGAGACTCGGCTACTGTTTTGCGCAGCGCGGGTTGATCGAGAAGGCGCTCACGCATCGCTCCCATCTTACGGGGCAAACTGGAGGGCCGCGCCACGCATCCAATGAGTTGTTGGAGTATTTGGGCGACTCGGTGCTGGCGTTACTGGTCAGCGAGACCCTGATCCAGAGGCATCCGCTGGAAGGCGAGGGCGATCTTTCGAAGCGCCGCTCGCGGCTGGTGAGCGAGGCGCATCTGTATCAGGCGGCCGAGCGATTGGGCTTGGGTGCGTATCTGCGGCTCGGTCGAGGCGAGGAGCGCGCCGGGGGGCGGGGCAAAAAAGCTTTGCTCGCCGATGCCATGGAGGCGCTGCTGGCGGCGGTCTATCTGGATGGCGGGTTGGAGCCGGCGCGTGAGTTTGTGAAGCGGTTGGTGCTGGAACCGGTTGACGGCGAAGCCCTGCCAGCCACAGACTATAAAACAGAGTTGCAGGAGGCGCTGCAGGAACGCAAACTCACCGCACCTCGTTATGTGGTGGTGAAAGAGAGTGGTCCCGAGCATCGCAAAATCTTCACGGTGCAGGTGTTGATTCAGGGCGAGGCCGCGGCTGTGGCCGAGGGCGAAACAAAGAAGGCTGCGCAACAGGCTGCCGCGCGCATCGCGCTCGGCAAAGTGCGGCAGAGTGAAAAAAGTTGCGCTGAGGCGGAGTAA